From a single Cherax quadricarinatus isolate ZL_2023a chromosome 9, ASM3850222v1, whole genome shotgun sequence genomic region:
- the sky gene encoding GTPase-activating protein skywalker isoform X5 produces the protein MTVGTCATRGITSHEDTNHPHRPRLSSLKKPQSHSSSEHPSNQHKNRRQSLQHEYGLIPDFCDTPAYDSCVDSSNEWKPNPEYNATNNNQTDILDLNQLKSVSKAIPISAYPKSLIQWPVDGSTKNKRISEVKKQVKLLGNFIKMTVGGGHHAEALSDDKTPTNPPPFSGHVDMSRIPVHNLAHTADETSMAKWEDIEALIQAGRMKEAKYIVRETDWSLGSPARENLWREICRHHSSEKDFGDYYYWDTVKQIYGTTELLECSVQLPAFIDTKYKISQSLSPRGVTACERVISVIAFSHPAITYAPALYAMTSLLLHYMDEVDAYNCMAALVCGAQNKFLTQTKIANEAHWRAAVILGKKHIRGAFSTLSKFGVPEEQIEDAFQNWIWWILAALPITHVVRILDCFLFEGSKVLLRIALAIFHLFVKAVTHDPNMIASLPSRGLNESIMHFCQNIQISPQKLLKTAFGIRAFSKSEITKVVVQTEMYLKSQRVMGGTGSGAGQMHAPETPTLNRSVSLEGLPTSESQSSIQMMSHTLTIKELLTLWSWLPMRMTMHQPTLLYTTEEHGCSLTTFFQRVEKHEPTLLCIRTVDDYVFGAYCSTAWIQRHHKDEFGNWQTYFGTGETFLFTMRPTVAKYQWVGISRQQNNAELSSVEHSAELFMHADHNMITIGGGNGQGIMLDHDFRYGKTETCQTFDNPPLVPNGDFEVKVIEVYSLINM, from the exons ATGACTGTCGGGACGTGTG CCACACGGGGCATTACCAGTCATGAGGACACCAACCACCCTCATCGACCACGGTTAAGTTCACTCAAGAAACCTCAAAGCCATAGTAGCAGTGAACACCCCAGCAACCAACATAAGAACAGGAGGCAGTCACTACAGCACGAGTACGGCCTGATTCCAGACTTCTGCGACACACCAGCCTACGATAGTTGCGTTGATAGCAGTAATGAATGGAAGCCCAATCCTGAATATAATGCTACCAACAACAATCAAACGGATATCCTTGATCTCAATCAGCTAAAG AGTGTCAGCAAGGCAATCCCTATTTCAGCTTACCCAAAATCTCTAATACAGTGGCCAGTAGACGGATCAACAAAAAACAAACGCATTTCTGAGGTTAAGAAACAG GTAAAACTTCTCGGTAATTTCATCAAGATGACAGTTGGTGGTGGTCATCATGCTGAAGCTCTGTCAGATGACAAAACTCCTACCAATCCTCCACCCTTCTCAGGTCATGTGGATATGTCCAGGATCCCTGTTCATAATCTTGCACACACAGCAGACGAGACATCAATGGCCAAGTGGGAGGACATTGAAGCATTGATACAAGCAGGGAGAATGAAAGAG GCCAAGTATATTGTTCGGGAGACAGACTGGAGTCTAGGTAGTCCAGCCCGTGAAAACCTTTGGCGTGAGATATGCCGTCATCATTCTTCTGAAAAAGATTTTGGAGACTACTATTACTGGGATACTGTGAAGCAGATTTATGGAACCACTG AACTCTTGGAGTGTAGTGTCCAGTTGCCAGCCTTCATTGATACAAAATACAAGATATCTCAGTCCCTTTCACCTAGAGGAGTAACAGCCTGTGAAAGGGTTATCTCTGTGATAGCATTCAGTCACCCAGCCATCACATATGCTCCAGCTCTGTATGCCATGACATCTTTATTACTTCATTACATGGATG AAGTGGATGCCTACAACTGCATGGCTGCCCTTGTTTGTGGAGCTCAGAATAAGTTTCTTACGCAGACTAAAATTGCAAATGAAGCACACTGGAGAGCAGCAGTGATCCTGGGTAAAAAGCATATT AGAGGTGCCTTTTCAACTCTGTCCAAATTTGGAGTTCCTGAAGAGCAAATAGAGGATGCTTTCCAGAACTGGATATGGTGGATTTTAGCTGCTTTGCCCATCACACATGTG GTACGCATTCTTGATTGCTTTCTATTTGAAGGCTCAAAGGTCTTGTTGAGAATTGCATTGGCTATTTTCCATCTGTTTGTAAAGGCAGTAACTCACGATCCAAATATGATTGCATCTCTTCCAAGTCGAGGGCTAAATGAATCCATCATGCACTTCTGCCAAAATATACAA ATTTCTCCTCAAAAGTTACTGAAAACTGCTTTTGGTATCCGGGCTTTCAGCAAGTCAGAAATCACTAAAGTAGTTGTTCAAACAGAGATGTACCTCAAAAGCCAAAGAGTGATGGGAGGCACTGGAAGTGGGGCAGGACAGATGCATGCTCCAGAAACGCCAACATTAAATCGTTCTGTATCACTGGAAGGCCTTCCTACTTCAGAATCACAGTCTAGCATCCAGATGATGTCTCACACCCTTACCATCAAGGAG CTACTGACTCTCTGGTCATGGCTTCCTATGAGGATGACAATGCATCAACCTACTTTGCTATACACCACAGAGGAACATGGCTGTTCACTTACAACTTTCTTCCAG CGTGTAGAGAAACATGAACCTACTCTCCTCTGCATCCGGACTGTGGATGATTATGTTTTTGGGGCCTACTGTTCAACTGCTTGGATCCAGCGGCACCATAAGGATGAGTTTGGCAACTGGCAGACATACTTTGGCACAGGTGAAACATTCTTGTTCACTATGCGACCAACTGTTGCTAAGTACCAGTGGGTGGGAATCTCCAGGCAGCAAAATAATGCAGAGTTATCATCTGTAGAACATTCAGCAGAACTCTTCATGCATGCTGACCATAACATGATAACCATTGGTGGAGG AAATGGACAGGGAATCATGCTGGATCATGATTTCCGCTATGGCAAGACAGAAACATGTCAGACATTTGACAATCCTCCTCTTGTGCCAAATGGAGATTTTGAGGTTAAGGTTATAGAAGTGTACAGTCTGATAAATATGTAA